A region of Perognathus longimembris pacificus isolate PPM17 chromosome 19, ASM2315922v1, whole genome shotgun sequence DNA encodes the following proteins:
- the LOC125367696 gene encoding PEST proteolytic signal-containing nuclear protein-like produces the protein MGTSSTATQSQFLLYTLTVEETVRSVGDNCRGIFLITMFFEVAAPINLLSKNSSSCNGGESSSRSAEKRSAEEEAADLPTKPTKISKFRFAVGSQTTKKPSAISIKPGSTKPKETVPTLAPKTLSVAAAFNEDEDSEPEERPPEAKMRMKNIGRDTPISAGPNYFNKGKHGFSDNQKLWE, from the coding sequence ATGGGAACCTCTTCTACTGCCACACAATCTCAGTTCCTGCTATATACTCTAACAGTGGAAGAGACTGTTCGGTCAGTAGGTGACAACTGCAGAGGTATCTTCCTTATAACGATGTTTTTTGAGGTTGCTGCTCCCATCAATCTGCTCAGTAAAAATAGCTCATCTTGTAATGGAGGGGAAAGTTCCAGTCGTAGCGCTGAGAAGAGATCAGCTGAAGAagaagctgcagacctcccaacaAAACCTACAAAGATCTCCAAGTTTCGATTTGCTGTAGGTAGTCAGACAACAAAGAAACCATCAGCCATATCCATCAAACCTGGATCAACTAAGCCCAAGGAAACTGTTCCAACTCTTGCTCCAAAAACCCTTTCAGTAGCAGCAGCTTTTAATGAAGATGAAGATAGTGAGCCAGAGGAAAGGCCTCCAGAAGCAAAGATGAGGATGAAGAATATTGGAAGGGATACACCAATATCGGCTGGACCAAACTACTTCAATAAAGGAAAGCATGGGTTTTCTGATAACCAGAAGCTATGggaatga